A portion of the Echeneis naucrates chromosome 5, fEcheNa1.1, whole genome shotgun sequence genome contains these proteins:
- the flnba gene encoding filamin B a isoform X1 encodes MPATEKDLAEDAPWKKIQQNTFTRWINEHLKCVNKRIGDLQLDLGDGLRLIALLEVLSHKKMFRKYHPRPNFRQMKLENVSVALEFLDKENIKLVSIDSKAIVDGNLKLILGLVWTLILHYSISMPVWEGEDEEAESKTPKQRLLGWIQYKVPDLPITNFSQDWRNGKALGALVDSCAPGLCPDWETWDPVKPVENATEAMQLADDWLGIPQVIAPEEIIDPSVDEQSVMTYLSQFPKAKLKPGAPLKPKLNPKKARAYGPGIEPTGNRVLRPAVFTVDTFSAGQGQVTIYLDHPDGTREELKPEPNEGKKTYSVSYVPQVMGTHKVTVMFAGQQIPKSPFEVNVDKALGDATKVTVKGPGIEPVGNIANKPTYFDIYTAGAGTGDVTAMIRDPQGRQNSVEVMMEDKGDSTYRCSYRPTQAGPHSVTVTFGGVGIPKSPFGVDVGPACMPGACRATGRGLQPSGLRVKQVGDFKVDTRSAGSGDLKVLVKGPKGIEEPVKQTSSQDGVFSYEYYPNGPGKYTVSITWGGQHIPKSPFEVAVGPEAGPQQIRAWGPGLEGGIVGKPAAFVVESIGTDVGVLGFAIEGPSQAKIECEDQNDGSCDVRYWPTEPGEYAVHVTCDEEDIEHSPFMALIVPDNKSSEPDQVQAYGPGLEKTGCLVNQSAEFTVNAKNAGKGPLKIMAQDVEGLPVEVKVRSKGEGLYSCSYTPSSPLKHTVAVAWGGVSVPNSPFRVTVGKGSHPNMVKVFGPGVERTGLKANEPTHFTVDCSGAGDGDVSVGIKCDANMVGDKEADVDFDIIPNANDTFTVKYIPPAAGRLTVKVLFTDKEVPHSPFTVKVDPSHDASKVKAEGPGLARTGVESGKPTHFTVLTKGAGKAPLDVSFSSSVKDFDIIDNYDYSQTVKYTPVQQGEMTILVKFGGDPIAKSPFTVGVAAPLDLSKVTVDNLEGRVEVDQEQKFVVDTKGAGGQGHLEVEVLSPSQRTVLCKVEPQPSKAEVSLVRYTPTEEGVYGVNVSYDGHPIPGSPFPVEAQLPPDPSKVKAFGPGLKGGLVGNPAEFTIDTKGAGTGGLGLTVEGPTEAKIECSDNGDGTCSVSYLPTEPGDYLVNILFEEVHIPGSPFRADIQMPFDPTKVVASGSGLKRAKVGETSVVNVDCSRAGPGQLTLEAVPDSSPSSPSGSTPGSGLKAKTEVVDNKDGTYTVTYIPLTSGMYTLLLKYGGKAVPGFPAKVVVDPAVDTSKVKVFGPGVEGEAVFREATTEFTVDARPLTRRGGDHVKAEVRNPSGALTDCQVTDKADGTYGVEYTPFENGVHTVQVLYDDTPVPKSPFQVSVTEGCDPSRVVATGPGLQQGLTEKPNNFSIITRGAGIGGLGITVEGPSESKISCKDNKDGSCSVEYVPLTPGLYDVNITYGGEHISGSPFKVPVKDVVDSSKVKVSGPGVASGVRANIPQSFTVDCRKAGVAPLAVAVTGPKGVAEPVEVTDNGDGTHIVSYTPTVEGPYSVAVQYAEEEVPRSPFKFRVLPTHDASKVRASGPGLTSGVPASFPVEFNIDAKDAGQGQLSVLITDQDGKTKQPSIHDNGDGTYRVSYIPDRAGRYTIVIKYGGDDIPASPYRVRATATGDASKCTVTGPGVGPTVAIGEELGLVVNAKGAGKGKVSCVVVQPDGSEVEAEVLENEDGTFDIFYTAPAPGNYVIYVRFGGENIPRSPFKVMATDEVPMIQEQTSQQQQAAAPGAGFQPWVTSENYKPISSGVNGSGFRPFDMVIPFSFRKGEITGEVLMPSGKSAQPLITDNLDGTVTVQYSPTEAGLHEMHIKYNGTHIPESPLQFYVNHASSPNVTAYGPGLSYGVANKMATFTVYTEDASEGGLDLAIEGPSKAEISCVDNKDGTCSVSYLPTLPGDYNILVKYNDEHIAGSPFTARITEDNQRRSQIKLGSAADFSLDINETDLSVLTASIRAPSGRDEPCLLKRMANNHIGISFIPREVGEHRVSILKNGRHVANSPITIMVVQSEIGDASRVKAHGDGLVQGTTFNNASFVVDTREAGYGGLALSIEGPSKVDIHTEDIEDGTCGVTYCPTEPGNYIVSIRFAEEHVPGSPFTVRVTGEGRIRESITRRQKAASVASVGSVCDLSLKIPAIDMKDVTAEVTSPSGATQPAELVAVGNDTYCVRFVPTEMGVHSVSVRYRGVHVPGSPFQFTVGPLGEGGASKVRAGGPGLEGAQAGEPAEFSIWTREAGAGGLSIAVEGPSRAEISFDDRKDGSCGVSYIAQEPGDYEVSVKFNDQHIPDSPFLVPVVAPVNDARRLTVTSLQESGLKVNHPASFAVRLNGAQGKMEAKVHCPSGALEECVVTELEKDKYAIRFIPRENGVHAIDVKFNNSHIPGSPFQVRVGEPGQTGEPGLVTAYGAGLERGTTGTQSEFIINNTKAGLGALAVTIEGPSKVKMDCQEVPEGYKVNYTPMAPGNYLISIKYGGPNHITGSPFKAKVTGNRLVNVTNASETSTLTVDPAVRASSSSSFVQSAMPRLGDSDASKVLSRGPGLSKAFVGQKSSFSVDCSKAGKNMLLVGVHGPQVPCEEVLVKHLGNLQYNVSYVLKERGNYILVVKWGDDNIPGSPFHVVVP; translated from the exons ACTCTAAAGCCATTGTGGATGGGAACCTAAAGCTGATCCTGGGTCTGGTCTGGACTCTGATCCTGCACTACTCCATCTCCATGCCGGTGTGGGAGGGCGAAGACGAAGAG GCAGAGTCTAAGACACCTAAACAGCGTCTGCTGGGCTGGATCCAGTACAAAGTCCCGGATCTGCCCATCACCAACTTCAGCCAGGACTGGAGGAACGGAAAGGCACTGGGAGCGCTGGTGGACAGCTGTGCACCGG GTCTGTGTCCAGACTGGGAGACCTGGGATCCGGTGAAACCGGTGGAGAACGCCACTGAGGCCATGCAGCTGGCTGATGACTGGCTGGGCATCCCGCAG GTGATCGCCCCAGAGGAGATCATTGACCCCAGCGTGGACGAGCAGTCTGTGATGACTTACCTGTCTCAGTTCCCCAAAGCCAAACTGAAGCCTGGAGCTCCACTCAAACCCAAACTGAACCCCAAGAAGGCTCGTGCATATGgaccag GTATTGAACCGACGGGGAACAGAGTGCTGCGCCCCGCCGTGTTCACGGTGGACACGTTCAGTGCAGGTCAGGGTCAAGTCACCATCTACCTGGATCATCCGGACGGCACCAGAGAGGAG CTGAAGCCGGAGCCCAACGAGGGCAAGAAGACGTACAGCGTCAGCTACGTTCCTCAGGTCATGGGAACTCACAAG GTGACGGTGATGTTTGCCGGGCAGCAGATTCCGAAGAGTCCGTTTGAGGTGAACGTGGACAAAGCGCTGGGCGACGCCACCAAAGTCACAGTCAAAGGCCCGGGAATTGAGCCCGTGGGCAACATAGCAAACAAACCCACCTACTTCGACATCTACACTGCAG GAGCCGGCACCGGAGACGTGACGGCCATGATCCGAGACCCTCAGGGCCGCCAGAACAGCGTGGAGGTGATGATGGAGGATAAGGGCGACAGCACGTACCGCTGCTCCTACCGGCCCACGCAGGCCGGGCCGCACTCCGTCACCGTCACCTTCGGAGGCGTGGGGATCCCCAAGAGTCCCTTCGGCGTAGACGTGGGGCCTG CCTGCATGCCGGGGGCCTGCAGGGCGACCGGTCGGGGTCTCCAGCCGTCAGGTCTGAGGGTGAAACAGGTCGGTGACTTCAAGGTGGACACCCGGAGCGCTGGCAGCGGAGACCTGAAGGTGCTCGTCAAAGGACCCA AAGGCATCGAGGAGCCGGTGAAACAGACCTCCAGTCAGGACGGTGTGTTCTCCTATGAGTATTATCCAAATGGTCCTGGCAAATACACCGTCTCCATCACCTGGGGGGGTCAACACATCCCGAAGAG tCCGTTCGAAGTGGCTGTGGGCCCGGAGGCGGGGCCTCAGCAGATCAGGGCCTGGGGTCCAGGCCTGGAGGGAGGCATTGTGGGTAAACCTGCAGCCTTTGTGGTGGAGTCCATTGGCACTGATGTTGGGGTGCTGG GATTCGCCATCGAGGGACCTTCTCAGGCTAAGATCGAGTGCGAAGACCAGAACGACGGGTCATGTGACGTCCGTTACTGGCCGACGGAGCCTGGCGAATATGCCGTCCACGTGACCTGCGACGAGGAGGACATCGAGCACAGCCCCTTCATGGCCCTCATCGTCCCTGACAACAAATCCAGCGAGCCCGACCAG GTCCAGGCGTACGGGCCGGGGCTCGAGAAGACCGGCTGCCTGGTCAACCAGTCCGCCGAGTTCACTGTCAACGCTAAGAATGCTGGGAAAGGACCTCTGAAGATCATGGCTCAG GACGTTGAGGGACTTCCTGTGGAGGTGAAGGTGAGGAGTAAAGGTGAAGGCCTGTACTCCTGCTCCTACACGCCCAGCTCCCCTCTCAAACACACCGTGGCCGTCGCCTGGGGAGGAGTCAGCGTCCCCAACAGCCCCTTCAGG GTGACTGTGGGTAAAGGCAGCCACCCCAACATGGTGAAGGTGTTCGGTCCCGGAGTGGAGAGAACGGGACTGAAGGCCAACGAGCCCACACACTTTACTGTGGACTGTTCAGGAGCTGGAGacg gTGATGTCAGCGTGGGCATCAAGTGCGACGCCAACATGGTCGGAGACAAAGAGGCGGATGTGGATTTCGACATTATCCCCAACGCCAACGATACATTCACCGTCAAGTACatccctcctgctgctggaagGCTCACCGTTAAAGTCCTGTTCACTGACAAA GAAGTTCCACACAGCCCCTTCACAGTCAAAGTTGATCCTTCCCATGATGCATCAAAGGTTAAAGCAGAAGGTCCTGGACTGGCGCGCactg GTGTGGAGAGCGGGAAGCCGACTCATTTCACAGTGTTGACTAAAGGAGCCGGTAAAGCGCCGCTGGAcgtctccttctcctcttctgtcaaaGACTTTGACATCATCGACAACTACGACTACTCTCAGACAGTCAAATACACACCTGTACAACAG GGGGAGATGACGATCTTGGTGAAGTTTGGAGGAGATCCCATCGCCAAGAGTCCTTTCACAGTCGGCGTCGCGGCCCCTTTGGACCTGAGCAAGGTCACCGTGGACAACCTGGAAGGAC GAGTGGAGGTTGATCAGGAGCAGAAGTTTGTGGTTGACACCAAAGGTGCAGGGGGTCAAGGTCacctggaggtggaggtg ctgAGTCCCAGTCAGCGGACGGTGCTCTGTAAAGTGGAGCCTCAGCCCAGTAAAGCTGAGGTCAGTTTGGTCCGTTACACCCCCACAGAGGAGGGGGTGTACGGCGTCAACGTGTCCTACGACGGACACCCCATCCCCGGGAGCCCCTTCCCTGTGGAGGCCCAGCTGCCTCCGGACCCGAGCAAG GTGAAGGCCTTCGGTCCAGGTCTGAAAGGAGGTTTGGTGGGAAATCCAGCGGAGTTCACCATCGACACCAAAGGTGCCGGCACCGGAGGTCTGGGCCTGACGGTGGAGGGGCCGACTGAGGCCAAAATCGAGTGCTCGGACAACGGCGACGGTACCTGCTCCGTCTCTTACCTGCCCACCGAGCCCGGAGACTACCTGGTTAACATCCTGTTTGAGGAGGTCCACATCCCGGGCTCGCCCTTCAGAGCAGACATCCAGATGCCCTTTGACCCCACCAAGGTGGTGGCATCCGGGTCAGGGCTGAAGAGAGCCAAG GTTGGAGAGACCAGCGTGGTGAATGTGGACTGTTCCCGGGCCGGACCGGGTCAGCTCACCCTGGAGGCCGTACCGGactcctcccccagcagcccGAGCGGCTCCACTCCCGGTTCAG GTCTGAAAGCTAAGACGGAGGTGGTGGACAACAAAGATGGGACCTACACCGTCACCTACATCCCTCTGACCTCCGGCATGTACACTCTGCTGCTGAAGTACGGCGGAAAGGCCGTCCCCGGGTTCCCCGCAAAGGTTGTGGTGGATCCTGCCGTCGACACCTCCAAAGTCAAAGTGTTTGGACCTGGAGTGGAGGGTGAAG CTGTCTTCAGAGAGGCCACCACAGAGTTCACGGTGGACGCCCGTCCTCTGACCCGGCGAGGAGGGGACCATGTGAAGGCGGAGGTCCGAAACCCGTCTGGAGCGCTGACGGACTGTCAGGTGACAGACAAAGCGGATGGCACCTACGGTGTGGAGTACACTCCCTTTGAAAATG GCGTCCATACCGTCCAGGTTCTGTATGACGACACGCCGGTTCCTAAGAGCCCCTTCCAGGTGTCTGTGACGGAGGGATGTGACCCCAGCAGAGTCGTGGCCACCGGCCCCGGGCTCCAACAAGGCCTGACCGAGAAGCCCAACAACTTCAGCATCATCACCAG GGGGGCCGGTATCGGTGGCCTCGGCATCACCGTGGAGGGCCCGTCAGAGTCGAAGATTTCCTGTAAAGACAACAAAGATGGCAGCTGCAGCGTGGAGTACGTTCCTCTCACCCCCGGCCTCTACGACGTCAACATCACCTACGGCGGCGAGCACATTTCAG GAAGTCCATTCAAGGTCCCAGTGAAGGACGTGGTGGACTCCAGTAAAGTGAAGGTCTCCGGTCCCGGTGTGGCGTCTGGGGTCAGGGCCAATATCCCACAATCCTTCACTGTGGACTGCAGGAAGGCCGGCGTGGCTCCCCTGGCTGTGGCCGTCACGGGTCCCAAAGGCGTGGCCGAACCCGTGGAGGTGACGGACAACGGGGACGGGACTCACATCGTGTCCTACACCCCGACCGTGGAGGGGCCGTACTCTGTGGCCGTCCAGTACGCCGAAGAGGAAGTCCCCCGCAG tCCCTTCAAGTTTCGGGTCCTGCCCACTCATGATGCCAGCAAAGTGCGAGCCAGCGGTCCCGGGCTGACCAGCGGCGTCCCCGCCAGCTTCCCTGTTGAGTTCAACATTGACGCCAAAGATGCCGGCCAGGGCCAACTGAGCGTGCTCATCACT gACCAGGACGGTAAAACTAAGCAACCCAGTATCCATGACAACGGTGATGGCACATACCGAGTGTCTTACATCCCTGACCGGGCCGGCCGGTACACCATCGTCATAAAATACGGTGGCGACGACATCCCCGCCTCCCCGTACAGAGTCCGCGCCACGGCGACCGGAGACGCCAGCAAGTGCACCGTCACCG GTCCCGGTGTGGGCCCCACCGTGGCCATTGGCGAGGAGCTGGGCCTGGTGGTGAACGCTAAGGGTGCTGGGAAGGGGAAGGTGAGCTGCGTGGTTGTTCAGCCGGACGGCAGCGAGGTGGAAGCCGAGGTGCTGGAGAACGAAGACGGCACCTTCGACATCTTCTACACAGCTCCGGCACCTGGGAACTACGTCATCTACGTGCGCTTCGGCGGAGAGAACATCCCTCGCAGTCCCTTCAAAGTCATG GCCACTGATGAGGTACCCATGATCCAAGAGCAGACGTCCCAACAGCAACAGGCTGCTGCCCCTGGAGCTGGCTTTCAGCCCTGG GTGACATCAGAAAACTACAAGCCAATCAGCAGCGGCGTCAATGGAAGCGGCTTCAGGCCGTTCGACATGGTCATACCTTTCTCTTTCCGGAAGGGAGAAATCACTG gtgAGGTGCTGATGCCTTCAGGTAAATCAGCTCAGCCGCTGATCACAGACAACCTGGACGGGACGGTCACAGTGCAGTACTCGCCCACCGAGGCCGGCCTGCACGAGATGCACATCAAATACAACGGCACACACATCCCAG AGTCGCCCCTTCAGTTCTACGTGAACCACGCCAGCAGTCCCAACGTCACGGCCTACGGTCCTGGTCTGAGCTACGGCGTCGCCAACAAGATGGCCACCTTCACCGTGTACACAGAGGACGCCTCTGaag gtggTCTGGACTTGGCCATCGAGGGTCCGTCCAAAGCCGAAATCAGCTGTGTGGACAACAAGGACGGGACGTGCAGCGTCAGCTACCTGCCCACTCTGCCCGGAGACTACAACATCCTGGTCAAGTACAACGACGAGCACATTGCCGGCAGCCCGTTCACCGCCAGGATCACCG AGGACAACCAGAGACGCTCTCAGATCAAACTGGGCTCAGCGGCCGATTTCTCCCTGGACATCAATGAGACGGACCTCAGTGTGCTGACCGCCAGCATCCGGGCGCCATCAGGCCGGGATGAGCCCTGCCTGCTGAAGAGGATGGCCAACAACCACATTG GGATCTCCTTCATCCCCCGGGAGGTGGGTGAGCACCGAGTCAGCATCCTGAAGAATGGCCGGCACGTCGCCAACAGTCCCATCACCATCATGGTCGTCCAGTCTGAGATCGGCGATGCCAGCCGGGTGAAAGCCCACGGCGACGGCCTCGTCCAGGGAACCACCTTCAACAACGCCAGCTTCGTGGTCGACACACGAGAGGCCG gttATGGCGGCCTGGCTTTGTCCATCGAAGGTCCCAGTAAGGTGGACATCCATACGGAGGACATAGAGGACGGGACATGTGGAGTCACCTACTGTCCTACTGAACCTGGAAACTACATCGTGTCCATCCGCTTTGCTGAAGAACACGTCccgg GAAGTCCGTTCACAGTGCGGGTGACGGGCGAGGGTCGCATCCGGGAGAGCATCACACGGCGGCAGAAGGCAGCATCGGTCGCCAGCGTCGGGAGTGTGTGTGACCTCAGCCTGAAGATACCAG CGATCGACATGAAGGACGTCACCGCTGAGGTCACGTCCCCCTCAGGAGCCACTCAGCCTGCCGAGCTGGTGGCCGTTGGAAACGACACGTACTGCGTGCGCTTCGTGCCCACAGAGATGGGCGTGCACAGCGTGAGCGTGAGGTACAGGGGCGTGCACGTGCCAGGCAGCCCCTTCCAGTTCACCGTGGGGCCGCTGGGAGAGGGCGGAGCCAGCAAGGTGAGAGCAGGAGGTCCAGGACTAGAGGGAGCACAGGCAGGAGAGCCAG CTGAGTTCAGTATCTGGACGAGGGAGGCGGGCGCCGGCGGTCTGTCCATTGCCGTGGAGGGGCCCAGCAGGGCGGAGATCTCCTTCGATGACCGCAAAGATGGATCCTGTGGCGTCTCTTACATCGCTCAGGAGCCCG GTGATTACGAGGTTTCCGTGAAGTTCAACGACCAGCACATTCCCGACAGCCCCTTCCTGGTTCCCGTCGTCGCCCCGGTGAACGATGCCCGCCGCCTCACTGTTACCAGCCTTCAG GAGTCTGGTCTGAAGGTGAATCACCCAGCATCCTTTGCGGTGCGTCTGAACGGAGCGCAGGGGAAGATGGAGGCCAAAGTCCACTGCCCCTCCGGCGCACTGGAGGAGTGTGTCGTCACTGAGCTGGAAAAAG ACAAGTACGCAATCCGCTTCATCCCCAGAGAGAACGGCGTCCACGCCATCGACGTCAAGTTCAACAACTCTCACATCCCCGGGAGTCCGTTCCAGGTCCGAGTAGGCGAACCAGGACAGACTGGAGAGCCCGGTCTGGTCACGGCATATGGAGCTGGACTGGAGAGAGGCACAACAG GCACGCAGTCAGAGttcatcatcaacaacacaaaggcGGGTCTCGGGGCCTTGGCCGTGACCATCGAGGGTCCATCCAAAGTAAAGATGGACTGCCAGGAGGTTCCAGAGGGCTACAAGGTGAACTACACTCCCATGGCGCCAGGAAACTACCTGATCAGCATTAAATACGGGGGACCCAACCACATCACCGGCAGCCCCTTCAAGGCGAAAGTCACAG gcAATCGGCTGGTTAACGTGACCAACGCCAGCGAGACGTCGACGCTGACGGTGGATCCAGCGGTGCgggcctccagcagcagcagcttcgtCCAGAGCGCGATGCCCAGACTGGGAGACTCGGACGCCAGCAAGGTACTGAGCCGAGGCCCCGGCCTCAGCAAGGCCTTCGTGGGCCAGAAGAGCAGCTTCTCCGTCGACTGCAGCAAAGCCG GGAAGAACATGCTCCTGGTCGGGGTTCACGGTCCTCAGGTCCCCTGTGAGGAGGTCCTGGTCAAACACCTGGGCAACCTGCAGTACAACGTCAGCTACGTGCTGAAGGAGCGGGGCAATTACATCCTGGTGGTCAAGTGGGGTGACGACAACATCCCGGGCTCCCCCTTCCACGTCGTCGTCCCATGA